From the genome of Amycolatopsis granulosa:
CCAGCAGCAGGATCGGCGTCGCGGAACAGTGTCGACCCGCAGGAAGCGCTTCGCAAGCTGGATGCGTGCGCGCTCCTCGACCGATTGCTGACCGGTGAGGGGTTCGATCCGGGGGAGCGCAAAACTACGCGGAACGAGTGCGTCACAACGAAGATCGACTACGGCGCGCGAGGTATCGCGCTGGACCCGGTGCAGGGTTTGGCGGACTACCAGGCACAGGTGCCCGCCGCGACTCCCGTCGAGATCAACGGACGGAGAGCCGTCCAGGGGAAGCCGACAGGTCAGGGATCGTGTGAGTTCGCACTCGAAGTCGGTGAGCATGCGCGTGCCATGGCGACGGCGGTGATCTCGGGTACGGATGAGTCACGGGTGTGCACGGTGGCGCAGGAGCTCGCCACGAAGCTCGAGCCGCTGTTGCCAAGGGGCTAGTTCAGGTCCAGGACCGGGGGTACCGAAGCCCGCAGCTCGGCCGCGAACGGTCAGGCAGTATCTCGGGCGCGTCAAGGATTGGGGGAACCGGTGATCCGTAGCGCAGGCATGGTTGGCCTCCTGGCGGGTCTCGCCGTGGGACTGACCGCCTGCACCGCCACCGTGAACGGCAGCCCGTCGCCGGCTCCCGGACCGCCGACGACCAGCACCCGGGATGCGCTGGGCTCGCTGGATGCCTGCGCCGTGCTCGATCAGCTGCTCGCCGGTCAGGGTTTCCAGCCCGGCGAACGCAAGACCGTCCGGAACGAGTGCGTGGCGTCGAAGAGCGAATACGGCGCCCTCGCGCTCGCAATCGATCCGGTCCAGGGTCTGGCCGAGCTCCAAGCTCAGGGACCGGGAGCGGCTTCCCTGCAGATCAACGGTCGACAGGCGTTGCGGACAGGGTCCGCGGCCAATGGCATGTGCGAGGTCGCTCTGGCGGTCGGTGAGCACGCCCGTGCACTGGTCGTCGCGTCGATCACGCGGTCCGAAGTCCGGGCCCAGGTGTGCACCGCGGCGCAGGAGCTCGCCACGAAGCTCGAGCCGCTGCTCCCCAGGGGCTAGCCCAGCTCCAGGCCGCGGCCATCATGGGCGTGGAGCTGGGCCGCGAACAGGGACGCGGTGTCTCGGGCGTTTCCAGGACTGTGTGCCTGGCGCACAGAGCGCCCACGGACCGAAAACAGCGCACCGCGGTCACGCAGGTCGGCAGCGCCTGGTCCAGCCCGGCCCGGTTGGTGCGGGTGGTGCCGGAGAACCCGCGGTCGAGGTGGATCCGCTCCGGCTCGACCCCCCGGCGCCGGCAACTGCTCGGTCTGCACCGACCACGTCCTGCTCGTCGGTCGAGCAGCACGCATACCCGGCTCGTGTCCCGTTCACCCCGGCTCCCGTTCCGGATGGCTCCCCTCAGCGACACGACACGCCGAACACTCCTGCGGAACAGTGCCGGCCGCGGCGCCCTGGGCCCGAGCCCGATCCGGGCCAGTGCCTGCTCGACGCCTGATCACCCGACCGCAGGCGCGTGGTCGCTGACCGGTTCGGCCGGCGGCTGTCCGAGGAACTCACTGTCGATGCGGGAGGCTCGGCCCCGGTCGCGGCGTCCGCCGAACGGGCTCGCGGCAGACTCGTGGTCGGCTCGCGGCCACGCGGCGAGCACCAGCGTTACCCCCG
Proteins encoded in this window:
- a CDS encoding DUF3558 domain-containing protein translates to MTRMVRFAGVVAGMAVALVTAGCSTVVSGSPAPAAGSASRNSVDPQEALRKLDACALLDRLLTGEGFDPGERKTTRNECVTTKIDYGARGIALDPVQGLADYQAQVPAATPVEINGRRAVQGKPTGQGSCEFALEVGEHARAMATAVISGTDESRVCTVAQELATKLEPLLPRG